From bacterium:
ACCGTTGACACGCTGCACTTCGGATCGTACCGTGCGCGTAAGTTGCTCGAATTCCTCGACATCGTCGGCAGGACGAAACTCGGCCTGGAAGCGCTGCGCAATGATGCTGATTGCATTCAATGGATTGCGGATTTCGTGTGCGATACCCGCGGCCAGTTCTCCCATGGCGGTGAGCCTGTCACGGCGCTGCAGCTGTTCCTGTGCCCTGCGCTGCTCGGTGTTATCCCGTGCGATGGAGACGAGGGTTTCCGTCGCTCCAGCATCACTTCGAATAATTGAAGTACTCACCACAAGGAAGCGCTGGTCTCCATTGCTGTCAGCGAACTGTATCTCCCTGAATGGAATCGCAAGATTTCCCTGCAGCGTCTCGGCAAGCAGAAGCGTATCGGCAGGGAAAAGCGTTTCGTAACGGCTGCCTTCCGCAGTTTCGGTTTCGATGCCGAACAGCTGCACTGCCGCACTGTTGAACACCGTAACGCGCTGATCAGCATCGATGGCGATGACGGCATCCGCGATATTGTCGAGTACAAGCCCGGTGTATGTGGTAATGCGCCGGTGCGCTTCGCTCAATAGGGCGAAGCGCTTGCGGGTGAGGAGAAGGACGAGCAGAATCGCCGCAGTCACGAAAAATCCAACCGCGATAAATACCGTGCGCCGCATCGATCGCTGCTGAATATCACGAACGCGATCGAGTGAAAGTCCGATACGGGAGATCATCGGGTTGTCGAGATCAATGGACAGGCGCCGTACAATCTCGAAAACTTTGCTGCCATTGTAATCCCGGATGCGCGTAAATGCGCTGTCCGATTGCAGGGCGTGGCCGAGGAAGCGGTCTTCATCGATCGCCCGCATTTCCTGGATTCCCTTGCTCGCCGTGATGATGCCGTATGCATCCTGGAGCAGTACGTATGCGATGCCGCTTGTGGCACCGATGTCCTGCACCAGTTTCCCGATGCCGAGTTTCTTGCGGAGTTGCAGCAGCTTGTCGCTGGACAGTCCGAGCAGGATGGCACCGCCCCCTGTGCGTTCATGCGTAAACGCGAAAAGTGTGTCCCCCGTCCATGGCAGATAGCTGTTGTCATCCGCTGTCCAGGCATAGCTGCCATCAAGCACGGGAGCGAGGAGATCAGCGCTTTCACGCCTGGCATTCGCTTCTGATCGTGTTGCCGATTTCAGGGGTCGGTTTGATGCAGCTATCGAGCCGTTGGCATCGAACAGCAGAATCGCCGCGAGACCGAGGTCCTCCGCCTCTCTCTGCAGCTCCCGCGTGCCGGGTGTGCCATGCCGCTGCATTTCATCGATGAGCCTGGCGGAAATGCGCAGGCGCTGCAGCAGGGCGTTGTCGAGTTCATTCCCCGCGATAAGTGTGATCTCACTGCTCCGGTTGAGCGTCTCTGTCAGCAGCAGCGCTTCGTCACGCACGTTACTGATAAGCTCTTCACGCGTTTGCGTGACCTCGATGTACACGAACGTGCTCACC
This genomic window contains:
- a CDS encoding PAS domain S-box protein — its product is MKISSLLPPRSRLLLGGLLLLALLVSTFVYIEVTQTREELISNVRDEALLLTETLNRSSEITLIAGNELDNALLQRLRISARLIDEMQRHGTPGTRELQREAEDLGLAAILLFDANGSIAASNRPLKSATRSEANARRESADLLAPVLDGSYAWTADDNSYLPWTGDTLFAFTHERTGGGAILLGLSSDKLLQLRKKLGIGKLVQDIGATSGIAYVLLQDAYGIITASKGIQEMRAIDEDRFLGHALQSDSAFTRIRDYNGSKVFEIVRRLSIDLDNPMISRIGLSLDRVRDIQQRSMRRTVFIAVGFFVTAAILLVLLLTRKRFALLSEAHRRITTYTGLVLDNIADAVIAIDADQRVTVFNSAAVQLFGIETETAEGSRYETLFPADTLLLAETLQGNLAIPFREIQFADSNGDQRFLVVSTSIIRSDAGATETLVSIARDNTEQRRAQEQLQRRDRLTAMGELAAGIAHEIRNPLNAISIIAQRFQAEFRPADDVEEFEQLTRTVRSEVQRVNGIITQFLEFARPTKLSLSLVPASELFDNSINVVRSQAMARDIRINAYVDDGLALQCDREKMQQVLLNLLQNAIDAMEDGGEIKCVACRKNGCVSLSIADTGPGISEKQQSQIFDLYYTTKSTGTGLGLSIVHHLIAEHDGEISVVSGEGEGTTFYITLPAGE